GCATGGGAAGGATGGCGGCGTGGTCGAGGCCGACGCGCTGGTGCGCGACAAGCCCTGATCGGGAGTGCCGACCAACGGTCGGCACCCACCCCATATCCTTGCACCGGTAGTGCCGGCCACTGGCCGGCAACCTACAGGATCAGGCCGCGACGCTCTCTTCCAGCGTCGGGTAGTCGGTGAAGCCCGCCGCACCACCGCCGAAGAACGTCGCCCGATCCGGCGGGTTCAATTCCGTACCCAGACGCAGGCGCTCCGGCAGGTCCGGGTTGGCGATGAACGGGCGACCGAAGCCGATCAGGTCGGCCCAGCCTTCAGCCAGTGCCTGTTCCGCACGCTCGGCGGTGTACTTGCCGGCGTAGATCAGCGTACCCGGGTAGACCATGCGCAGCGCCTGCTTGAACGCCACCGGCATCAGCGGTGCATCGTCCCAGTCGGCTTCGGCGATATGCAGGTAACCCACGCCCAGTTCACCCAGAAGATGCGCGGCCGCCAGGTAGGTCGCCTGCGGCGTATCATCCACCGCACCCTGCAACGTCGTCAGCGGTGCCAGGCGAACACCGACGCGGTCACCACCGGCTACCGCAGTCACCGCCTGCACGACCTCGCGCAGGAAACGCAGCCGGTTCTGCAGCGAGCCGCCATAGCCGTCGGTGCGCTGGTTGGCCTGCGAGTCGATGAACTGGTTGATCAGGTAGCCATTGGCACCGTGCAACTCCACGCCATCGAAGCCTGCGTCCAGCGCGTTGCGTGCCGCCTGGGCGTAGTCGGCGACGATGCCCGGAATCTCGTCCTCGCTCAGCGCGCGCGGCATCGAGTGCTGAATCATCTCGCCCACGCCCGCTTCCGGGCCGGCGCCGGTGGGGTCGACAAACACCTTCACGCCCTCGGCCAGCAGCGCCGACGACGACACCGGCGCGGCACCACCGGGCTGCAGCGCGACGTGCGAGACCCGGCCCACGTGCCACAGCTGGGCGTAGATGCGGCCGCCAGCGGCGTGCACCGCGTCGGTCACGCGGCGCCAGCCCTGCACCTGTTCCGGGCTGTGGATGCCCGGGGTCCAGGCATAGCCCTGGCCCTGCGGGCTGATCTGGGTGCCTTCGCTGACGATCAGGCCGGCACTTGCACGCTGCGCGTAGTAGGCGGCCATTTCCGCGGTGGCGACGTTGCCGTCGGCAGCACGCGAGCGGGTCATCGGCGGCATGACGATGCGATTGGGCAACGTCAGCGCGCCCAGGCGGTGGGGGGTGAACATCATGGCGGCAATCTCTTGCGGGGGAGTGCCGCAAAGGATGGGGATGCCGGCTGCCATGCAACAGGCATGCGCTGGCAAAACAATTGTTCCCCCAAGGCAACGATGGCCTGGTACCAAGGCTCATCCACGCATGGCGTGGAGCTACTCCAGCCTTGGCTCGATCTTGACCGCGCCATGCGCCACGCGGTCATAGCAGCTTCGCACCACATCTTCCCCGTACTTGAGCTCCAGCCGGCGCACGATGAAGTGGCCGCGCGCCATGTCCTGGTAGTAATCGGTGAACATGGTATTCAGTGTTGCACCCGCGGCCGCACCGACAATCGGTACCGCCTGCGCGGCGAATTTCTCGGTGACCACCACCCCGAACCGCGCCGCCACCTTCTCCACCATCTTCGCCAACAGCTTGCCAGCCTCCTTCGGTGCCACGCCCAGGGTCAGGTCGCGGCCGGTCACCACGCGCCCGGCCAACTCGGCCGACAGATGGCGCATCACATCGGTGGTAAAGCCGCGGGCCAGGTAGTAGCCCGTCTCGCTCGCATCATCGCGAGGCGAGTTGCCGCCCAGCGCGAACACCTCCAGGCAGGCCTGGCGGGTGCTGAACTCGGACAGGTCGAAGCCCTCGCTGCGGGCCACGTCGGCCACCGCGCGCATCATGATGGTGGTCGACACCGGCAGCTCGATGAATAGTGCGGCGAAGCCGAAGGCCCCGCCGACGGCGCCCGAGGTGGCAGCCGCCAGTTTGTGCCAGCGGGTCGACGCCCCCTTGCCGGGCGTGTTGTCCATGCTCCACAGCGCCGCCTGCGCCGACTTGGACAGCGCCGCCTGCACCGCTCCATGGATGCGGTTGGAGACCGAACTGGGCAGCGCCTTCACGGCGAATTCCAGCGGCGTGCCGACCAGGTTGGCCATGCGCGCGGTCAGGGTCGGCGCTTCCAGCAGGGCCACCGCGCGCTGCAGGTCGGACCAGTCGCGGGCGTCATGGGCGATGTCGCGGGGGAGCAGGATGGGCTCGTTCATGGCGCCGATCTTAGCGCCCGGAAGTTGAACGCTTCGTCGCGGGGACCACAGACGGGTCGGAGCGCTTTCTGCTGGAAAGGGATGCGACCCTGGCGCCTTGCCGGCCAGCGGCCGGCACTACCCGTTGGCGTGTCACCCGGTAGCGCCGGGCCATGCCCGACGGCATCGTTCAGGCAGCCGGCAACCCCGACAGCGCGCCCATGAACTGGCGGTAATGGCGCAGCTCAGCGATCGAATCGTGCACGTCGCTCAGCGCGGTGTGGTTGCTGTTCTTGCCCACGCCAGCGGCCACGTTCGGCGCCCAGCGCTTGGCCAGTTCCTTCACCGTGGACACGTCCAGGTTGCGGTAGTGGAAGTACTTCTCCAGGCGCGGCATCTGGCGATGCAGGAAGCGGCGGTCCTGGCAGATGGAGTTGCCGCACATCGGCGACAGGCCGGCCGGGATCCACTGCGCCAGGAAATTCACCGTCTGCGCCTCGGCCTGGCCCAGGGTGGTGGTGCTGTCCACCACGCGCTGCCACAGGCCCGAGCGGCGGTGCTGGTTGCGGTTCCACTCATCCATCGCTTCCAGCGTTTCCAGCGGGTGGTGGATGGCGAACTCCGGACCTTCGGCCAATACGTTCAGCTGGGCATCGGTGACCACGGTGGCGATCTCGATGATCGAATCGTTGTCGGTATCCAACCCGGTCATTTCCAGGTCGATCCAGATCAGTCGTTCGTTGGCCGCGCCGTTGTCCGCCATGTGTCGCCTCGTTGCTGGGCAGGCGCGCGGCCTACCGGTGATGGAAAGAGACGTCCATCATACCCGTTCGCCCCTCAGCCCTCGCCGGCATGGTCTTCCAGCAGCAGCGGCGGCTTGCCACGCTTGGCACGGAAATAGTTGGTCAGGCGCATGCTGGCCTCCTTGGCCAGCACCCCGCCGTGGATCTCGACGCGGTGGTTGTGGCGGGCATCGCCCAGCAGGTCGAACACGCTGCCGCAGGCGCCGGTCTTGGGGTCGCTCGCACCGTAGACCAGACGGGCGACGCGAGCATGCACGATCGCCATCGCACACATCGCGCACGGTTCCAGGGTCACGTACAGGGTACTGCCCAGCAGCCGGTGGTTGGCCAGCAGCGTGCCACCGGCCCGCATGGCCACGATCTCGGCATGTGCACTGGGGTCGTGCGAGGCGATGTTGAGGTTCCAGCCCTCGCCCAGCAGCTGACCATCGGCACCGACCAGTACCGCCCCCACCGGGATCTCATCGAACTCGCGCTGCGCACGCTCGGCCAGCGCCAGCGCATGGCGCATCCAGTGTTCATCGACATCGTGCACCGGTACGCCCAGGGCATCGGTCATGGCGGTTCTCGCGTGTCTACAGGGCCAGGATGGCCGCCGGGGCCGCATTGTACGCCCGGGGGCGTGCAGGCGCCGCTAAGGCGCGTCGAAGCGCTCGCGGGCCGCGTCCAGCGCCGGGAAATTGTGCTCGGCCCAACGGTCCAGTGCGGCCAGGGTGTCTACCAGACTGCGCGCAACCTCGGTCAACCGGTACTCGACATGCAGCGGCTTGCTCCCCAGATCGCAGCGCTCCACCAGGCCGTTGCGCTCCAGCTGCCGAAGGGTCTGGGTCAACACCTTCTGCGAGATGCCTTCGATCTTCCGCAGCAGCGCGCCATTGCGTTGCGGACCCTGCGCGAGTGCGGGCAACAACAGCATCACCCACTTGCCGGAAATCAGCGCCAGCGCATCGCGTGCCGAGCAGTCGGCGGCATAGACATCGCCCGGATAGGCCATGGTTACCTCAAGGTGCGTAATTGCCGGGGCACTCCGGCATCGCGAGGATGGTCGCACACTCCACCAACACCACGCCCCATGCGCGCCCTGATCCTGCTGGCCCATCCCGAACCCCGCTCGTTCAACGCCCACCTGGCCGCACAGGCCGCAAAGCAGCTGCGGCATGACGCGCTGCAGGTGGACGTGGTCGACCTGTATGCAGAGGGCTTCGATCCGCTGGAAGCCACGTACCATCATCCTCAGCGCCTGCAGCGCGAACGCTTCGATGCCCAGCGCGAACAGCGGCACAGCGCCGAACAAGGCCAGCTGCCGGCCGAGGTGCAGCACCATCTGCAGCTGCTGCGGGCCACCGACCTGCTGATCCTGCAGTGCCCGCTGTGGTGGTTCGCGGCACCGGCCATCCTCAAGGGTTGGCTGGACCGCGTGCTGGTCTACGGGCCGATGTACAACAGCCGCCAGCGCCACGAACACGGCGTGATGCGCGGCAAACGGGCCTTGCTGAGCGTCACCACCGGCTCATCGGCACGGGCCTGCGCGGTGGATGGCCGCGAGGGTGATACCCGTCTGTTGCTGTGGCCGTTGATGTACAGCCTGCGCTACGTCGGCTTCGACGTGATGGAACCGCATGTGGTGCATGGCGTGCGTTCGGGGCTGGCAGCGGAGCGCGTGCAGGCGCACGACGAGGCATTGGCCATGGCTGCACGCAACTACCGGGAGCGGCTTGCTCAGTGGACGCGGTGGCCGATCGTGCCTTTCAACGACAGCGAGGACTTCGAGGACGGCGTGGTGCTGCGCACAGAGGCGACGGCCTACAGCCCCTTCATCCGCCATCGCAATATCGGGTGAATCCACGCCTGCGCGCTGGGTCGGGACGCGCCATACTACGCACTCTTTGCAAGCACCTTGGTGAGCCCGTGACCACCCTCCGTCCTTCGCGCGCCGACGACGGCGCTGCCCTCGTCGACCTCTGGCGCCGCGCCGTCGACGCCACCCACGACTTCCTCAGCGCCGACGACCGCCAGGCCATCGATGCCGAAGTGGCTGCTTTCCTGCCACAGGCACCGATGACCGTTGCCGTCGATGCGCAGGATCGGCCCGTAGGCTTCATGTTGATCGACGGCGCGCACATGGAAGCGCTGTTCATCGATCCCGACGTGCGCGGTACCGGTATCGGCCGGCAGCTGTTGCAGCACGCACTGGCCCTGCATCCGCTGCTGAGCACCGACGTCAACGAACAGAACGCACAGGCCGTTGGCTTCTACGTCCGCATGGGTTTCGTCGAAACCGGCCGCTCACCGCTTGATTCGCAGGGCCGTCCGTATCCCCTGATCCATCTACGGTACAACGGCCGACATCCCTCGACAGCAACTGCGTGCTAGCGTGGTTGCTTTCGGAGAGGAGTGCCGTACATGGAAGGTGGCAGAGCCCTGCTGACCCTGTTTGCGCTGGGAATCAGCCTGATATGGATCCTGGTACCGTTCGCGATCTTCGCGGTGCGCAATCTGCTGCGAGAGCTGTTGGCCGAGCAGCGTCGCACCAATGAACTGCTTGAACACATCGGCGGCTACCGCATTCCCAAGCCCCAACCCGAGCCCACCGTCTGGCGTGCGCCCTGACCTCCCGCACTCTCAGGCGGTGGCTTCAAAGGCCGTGGAATAGCTCACCTCGCCCTGCGCCATCGGCGGACGCAGGCACAGCGCCTGGAAGTACTCTGGCGGAACCCCCGGTAGCACCAGGCCCGGCTCGGCGCGGAATCCGAACCGCCCGTAGTACGCCGGCTCCCCCAGCAATACGCAGCCGTGCGCGTCCTGCCCACGCAATGCGTCGAGCGCCGCGTGCATCAGCGCCGCGCCAATGCCCTGTCCCTGCCACCCGGGCAGCACTGAGATGGGCCCAAGACCGAACCAGCCCGAACTGCCATCGCTGACCGTCACCGGCGACAGCGCAATGTGGCCGACCACCTGCCCTTGGCGCTCGGCGACCAGCGAAATGCTCAGCTCTCCGCGTGCACGCAGCGCGTCGACGATGAACTGCTCGGTATGGCTGCTGTGCGGGGCTTCACGGAATGCCGCCGCGGTGAGGGCGTGGATGACAGCGTGGTCTTCGCGGGCTTCAGGGCGGATCGTGCAGTTCAAGGAGAACGCCTTTGATGAAGTGATGGACATGTGAATGATCGATTTCCGTCGCGGATTCAGCTACGAACCTGCGTCCGGCAGCAGAGTCAACGCGGCGATCGGACGCCCTGTACGGCAAGCGATCTGCCGGCGCGGCGCGCCCTGGGTGCGTCAAAAATCCGTCTCGAGGGGTGGCACAGGGCTCCCGGCACGTTCCATAATCGAGAAACCTGCCACCCAGGAAGGATATATGGACATGGACGCACGATGCAGGATCGGGCCATGGGTGTAGAACACCCTGCACACAGGGGACGGCCGTTGCTGGCAGTGCTCGCCCTCCTCCCGCTGGCGGCGTGCTCGCCGTACGCCGATGCCGAGCGTGACGTCGCCGCGGGTGGACGCGGCCTGGCCAAGCTCAACCCGGCACCGAAGCAGGCCTATGAGCTGGTGCTGACACTGAAGGACGCGCCGGGCCCGTTCGCGATTGTTGAGGGCGTGGCCCAGTACGACGCCAGCAACTACGCAGACTGTGGACGGATCGTGCCTGCAACAGGCACTGCGGGCCGCATCACCAGCCAAGAGCCCGTCATCCTGCGCAAGATCGGCGAGAACGAATACCGCGGCACATTCTACCTCGACCGTATGCAGGACGAGGACTACTACGGGCGTGGCGTCTGCCATTGGTCGCTGACGGGTGTTGGTGCGATGTTGCGCGCCACGAACGGAGAGGCGGATACGCGATTCCTGACGTTCGTCGACAAGGAACGCATGGATGCGGGGAGCCAGTTGACGCGGTACTACCCACGCGCTGACTACCCGCGGATCGAAGAGATCACCGGATACGGAGCGAGCGGCCAGGAAGACCCTTCCAGCTATCGCGCCGATCTGCGCGACGCGCTGTTTTCAACCACTACCACTGTGCAGAAGCTCGCGCCATGAACTGCCAGTGTCACATTTACCTCTATCCCCAAGGAGGCCGACATTGCGCCACAAGATGATTCCGTGCCTTGCTCTGCTTCTGTTGACCGCCTGCCACCCGGAGACCGCCATGAACCAGGAACGTGCCGCTGCTGAAGCCGATGTCGCCCAGGGTGGGCGCGGGCTCGCAAAGCTCAACCCCAGCCCGCGCAAGGCCTATGAACTGGTGCTGCGCCTGAAGGATGCCCCGGGCGACTTCGCGGTGGTCGAAGGTGTCGCGCAGTACGACGTCACCAACGAAGACCAGTGCGGCCACATCGAGCCGGCCACCGGCACGGCTGCTCGCATTACCAGCCAGGAACCGGTGGAGCTGCGCAAGGTCGCTGAGGGCGAATACCGCGGCACGCTGTATGTGGACCGCATGCTGGACGAGGACTACTACGGTCGTGGTGTGTGCAAGTGGGAGTTCACCGGTGCCGGTGCAATGCTGAAGGCAACGGGCGCTGAAGAAGAGACCCGCTTCCTGACCTTCGTCAAAGCCGATCCGCTGACCGAAGGCAAGACCCACACGCTCTACTATCCAGACGCGGCCTATCCGCGGGCACCGCTTGCTGCCAACTACCCAGCCACCGGCAAGGCAGATCCGG
This portion of the Stenotrophomonas sp. WZN-1 genome encodes:
- a CDS encoding alkene reductase → MMFTPHRLGALTLPNRIVMPPMTRSRAADGNVATAEMAAYYAQRASAGLIVSEGTQISPQGQGYAWTPGIHSPEQVQGWRRVTDAVHAAGGRIYAQLWHVGRVSHVALQPGGAAPVSSSALLAEGVKVFVDPTGAGPEAGVGEMIQHSMPRALSEDEIPGIVADYAQAARNALDAGFDGVELHGANGYLINQFIDSQANQRTDGYGGSLQNRLRFLREVVQAVTAVAGGDRVGVRLAPLTTLQGAVDDTPQATYLAAAHLLGELGVGYLHIAEADWDDAPLMPVAFKQALRMVYPGTLIYAGKYTAERAEQALAEGWADLIGFGRPFIANPDLPERLRLGTELNPPDRATFFGGGAAGFTDYPTLEESVAA
- a CDS encoding EcsC family protein, with amino-acid sequence MNEPILLPRDIAHDARDWSDLQRAVALLEAPTLTARMANLVGTPLEFAVKALPSSVSNRIHGAVQAALSKSAQAALWSMDNTPGKGASTRWHKLAAATSGAVGGAFGFAALFIELPVSTTIMMRAVADVARSEGFDLSEFSTRQACLEVFALGGNSPRDDASETGYYLARGFTTDVMRHLSAELAGRVVTGRDLTLGVAPKEAGKLLAKMVEKVAARFGVVVTEKFAAQAVPIVGAAAGATLNTMFTDYYQDMARGHFIVRRLELKYGEDVVRSCYDRVAHGAVKIEPRLE
- the orn gene encoding oligoribonuclease → MADNGAANERLIWIDLEMTGLDTDNDSIIEIATVVTDAQLNVLAEGPEFAIHHPLETLEAMDEWNRNQHRRSGLWQRVVDSTTTLGQAEAQTVNFLAQWIPAGLSPMCGNSICQDRRFLHRQMPRLEKYFHYRNLDVSTVKELAKRWAPNVAAGVGKNSNHTALSDVHDSIAELRHYRQFMGALSGLPAA
- the tadA gene encoding tRNA adenosine(34) deaminase TadA; this translates as MTDALGVPVHDVDEHWMRHALALAERAQREFDEIPVGAVLVGADGQLLGEGWNLNIASHDPSAHAEIVAMRAGGTLLANHRLLGSTLYVTLEPCAMCAMAIVHARVARLVYGASDPKTGACGSVFDLLGDARHNHRVEIHGGVLAKEASMRLTNYFRAKRGKPPLLLEDHAGEG
- a CDS encoding helix-turn-helix domain-containing protein codes for the protein MAYPGDVYAADCSARDALALISGKWVMLLLPALAQGPQRNGALLRKIEGISQKVLTQTLRQLERNGLVERCDLGSKPLHVEYRLTEVARSLVDTLAALDRWAEHNFPALDAARERFDAP
- a CDS encoding NAD(P)H-dependent oxidoreductase, with amino-acid sequence MRALILLAHPEPRSFNAHLAAQAAKQLRHDALQVDVVDLYAEGFDPLEATYHHPQRLQRERFDAQREQRHSAEQGQLPAEVQHHLQLLRATDLLILQCPLWWFAAPAILKGWLDRVLVYGPMYNSRQRHEHGVMRGKRALLSVTTGSSARACAVDGREGDTRLLLWPLMYSLRYVGFDVMEPHVVHGVRSGLAAERVQAHDEALAMAARNYRERLAQWTRWPIVPFNDSEDFEDGVVLRTEATAYSPFIRHRNIG
- a CDS encoding acetyltransferase, translating into MTTLRPSRADDGAALVDLWRRAVDATHDFLSADDRQAIDAEVAAFLPQAPMTVAVDAQDRPVGFMLIDGAHMEALFIDPDVRGTGIGRQLLQHALALHPLLSTDVNEQNAQAVGFYVRMGFVETGRSPLDSQGRPYPLIHLRYNGRHPSTATAC
- a CDS encoding N-acetyltransferase, which translates into the protein MNCTIRPEAREDHAVIHALTAAAFREAPHSSHTEQFIVDALRARGELSISLVAERQGQVVGHIALSPVTVSDGSSGWFGLGPISVLPGWQGQGIGAALMHAALDALRGQDAHGCVLLGEPAYYGRFGFRAEPGLVLPGVPPEYFQALCLRPPMAQGEVSYSTAFEATA